One region of Rhodocaloribacter litoris genomic DNA includes:
- a CDS encoding Gfo/Idh/MocA family protein codes for MTTPPEQAEPVRLAMAGLGGHGRTIQQAVASVPALRVVAVYDPDAAEARAAAARFGCAVAPSYEALLARDDVEAVVLVTPNHLHRPQAEAALAAGYDVFVEKPLANTVADGRAMVRAAEATGRVLMVGHNMRRGRPARRARALLASGALGRVASIEVHFSSDTAQRLPAGSWRLHPGTCPLLPMMQLGIHGVDLVHYLAGRVETVQARAAALTTGPPVVDHVAALLGLPDGATATLVSNYCTPVRFAWHVAATEGSLAGTPHTLTVTDRSGAVLETLDAGDDPYGSYVDQMAAFARAVRTRQRPETDGYAGLQALAVVEAVEASLARQAAVPVPVYAPDRHPA; via the coding sequence ATGACGACCCCCCCTGAACAGGCCGAACCCGTACGCCTGGCCATGGCCGGGCTGGGCGGGCACGGGCGGACGATCCAGCAGGCGGTGGCCTCCGTGCCGGCGCTGCGCGTGGTCGCCGTCTACGATCCCGACGCCGCCGAGGCCCGGGCGGCCGCCGCCCGGTTCGGGTGTGCCGTGGCTCCGTCCTACGAGGCGCTGCTCGCCCGCGACGACGTCGAGGCCGTGGTCCTCGTGACGCCGAACCACCTGCACCGTCCCCAGGCCGAGGCGGCCCTGGCCGCCGGATACGACGTGTTCGTCGAGAAGCCGCTGGCGAACACCGTGGCGGACGGGCGAGCGATGGTGCGGGCGGCCGAGGCGACCGGCCGGGTGCTGATGGTCGGGCACAACATGCGCCGGGGGCGCCCCGCCCGCCGGGCCCGGGCGTTGCTGGCGAGCGGGGCCCTGGGGCGTGTGGCCAGCATCGAGGTGCACTTCTCTTCCGACACGGCGCAGCGCCTGCCGGCCGGTTCGTGGCGGCTGCACCCGGGCACGTGCCCGCTCCTGCCCATGATGCAGCTCGGCATCCACGGCGTCGACCTGGTGCACTACCTGGCGGGGCGCGTCGAGACGGTGCAGGCCCGGGCCGCCGCGCTGACGACCGGCCCGCCCGTCGTGGACCACGTGGCCGCGCTGCTGGGGTTGCCGGACGGGGCCACGGCCACCCTCGTGTCGAACTACTGCACGCCGGTGCGTTTTGCCTGGCACGTCGCCGCCACGGAGGGCAGCCTGGCCGGCACGCCCCACACGCTCACCGTGACCGACCGCTCGGGGGCCGTCCTCGAGACGCTCGACGCCGGCGACGATCCCTACGGTTCCTACGTCGACCAGATGGCGGCCTTTGCCCGGGCCGTCCGCACGCGGCAGCGGCCCGAGACCGACGGCTATGCCGGCCTGCAGGCGCTGGCGGTCGTCGAGGCCGTCGAAGCCAGCCTGGCCCGTCAGGCTGCCGTCCCGGTGCCCGTCTACGCTCCCGACCGCCATCCAGCCTGA